The sequence ACGTGGTCAAAAAGTAGAAAACGAACATGATGTGGAATTAGTTAAACACGCTGCTCGTGTAGGTTCAGAATTGGGAGTTGACATCGTAAAAACAAATTATCCTGGTGATCCTGATTCATTCAAAGAGGTTGTTGAAGGAGCATTGGTCCCTGTAGTAATCGCAGGAGGACCTAAAGCTGATACCAACGAAGAGTTGCTTCAAATGGTTAAAGACTCTCTTGAAGTTGGTGGAGCAGGTGTTGCATTTGGACGTAATCTCTTCCAGGCTGAAGATCCATTCAAAATAACTAAAGCTATATCAGAATTAGTTCACAACGATTTAGAAGTTAACGAAGCATTAAAATACTTAGATTAAGGTGATTCTTTGCAAAATAAATTCGCTTGGATAATGACCCCAAACAAACCTTGGGATGATAGAAAAGAAATGATTACAACAGCATTAGAATCTGGAATAGATTATGTTTTAGATTTAGGTGATATTGACAAAATCAAAAAACTTGGTAATGTTAATGTTATTTCTAATTCTGATGATGCAGATATCTATTTAGTTGGAATTGATGGTGAAGGTGATGGTTCTTTAATCCTTAGTGAAGATTTATCTGAATCTGTTGATATTAAAAATGCAAAAGAAGCAAAATCTCAGGGAAAGACTGTAGCTGCTTATGTAGTAATTACAGATAAAATACATGAACAATTAGCAGTAGAACTAGGAAAATACGTTGATTATGTGATTCTTGTCGGTACCGATTGGACAATTATTCCACTTGAAAACATCATTGCAGATCTTCAAAAGGAAGATGTGGAAATATTGGCTGCAGTGATTGATGCTGAAAGTGCAAAGGTAGCTCTTGAAACATTGGAAATAGGAACTGATGGTGTAATATTTGAAGCTAACCAGTTTAATCAGATTAAGGAAATAGCTAATTTGATTGACAACATTTCTAATGTCAAGTATGAATTAAAAGAAGCTACAATTACAAATGTAAAACCTTTAGGTTCCGGCGACAGAGTTTGTCTTGACACTACAGACATGATGAAACCTGGTGAAGGAATGCTAGTTGGTTCATATTCCAAATCATTATTCTTAGTACATAGTGAATCTCTTGAAAGCGAATATGTTGCTTCAAGACCATTTAGAGTTAATGCAGGTCCTGTACAGGCTTATGTTATGGTTCCTGGTAATAAAACTCGTTATTTATCCGAACTTAAAGCTGGAGATGAAGTTTTAATTGTAAATACTGAAGGGGAAACTAGAACTGCATACGTAGGAAGAAGTAAAATTGAAAGAAGGCCTTTAATATTGATAGAGGCAGAATATGATGGTAAAATCATCAGAACCTTACTTCAGAATGCGGAAACTATCAGAATAGTTGACGGTGACAACAACCCTATTTCAGTAGCAGAATTAAAAGTAGGAGACAAAGTTAAAGTTTATATCGAGTCTAATGCAAGACATTTTGGTATTGCAATAGATGAGACTATAATAGAACAATAAAAAAATAGGTGATAGATATGTCAGTTAGAGCTTTTTTAGCAATTGAATTAGAAGATGAATTAAGACATGAGATATACGAAATCGAAAAAGAATTTAAAAAAATTGATGCAAAAATCAGCTATGTGGAAGAGAGAAATCTTCACATTACTTTAAAATTCTTTGGAGAAATCGATTTAGAAGGACTTGACAAAATTTCTGAAAAAATAGAAGATGTGCTTTCCAATTACAAACCGTTCGGTATCAACGTAAAAGGCTGCGGTGCATTTCCTAGTTTAGAACATATCAAAGTTCTTTGGTTTGGAACTCAAGACAACAAAATCTTAAACCAGCTTCATGATGATTTAGATGCTGAATTTGCTTCTATCGGATTTGATAAAGACAAAAACTTCAGCACCCATGTTACTTTCGGTAGAATGAAATCCGACAAAAACAAAGATGCTGTTCGTGATGAAATTAAAAAATACGAAAAACGTGAAATTGGCCCTATGAACGTTAAAAAAATCATTCTTAT is a genomic window of Methanobrevibacter sp. containing:
- a CDS encoding 3-dehydroquinate synthase II; the encoded protein is MQNKFAWIMTPNKPWDDRKEMITTALESGIDYVLDLGDIDKIKKLGNVNVISNSDDADIYLVGIDGEGDGSLILSEDLSESVDIKNAKEAKSQGKTVAAYVVITDKIHEQLAVELGKYVDYVILVGTDWTIIPLENIIADLQKEDVEILAAVIDAESAKVALETLEIGTDGVIFEANQFNQIKEIANLIDNISNVKYELKEATITNVKPLGSGDRVCLDTTDMMKPGEGMLVGSYSKSLFLVHSESLESEYVASRPFRVNAGPVQAYVMVPGNKTRYLSELKAGDEVLIVNTEGETRTAYVGRSKIERRPLILIEAEYDGKIIRTLLQNAETIRIVDGDNNPISVAELKVGDKVKVYIESNARHFGIAIDETIIEQ
- the thpR gene encoding RNA 2',3'-cyclic phosphodiesterase translates to MSVRAFLAIELEDELRHEIYEIEKEFKKIDAKISYVEERNLHITLKFFGEIDLEGLDKISEKIEDVLSNYKPFGINVKGCGAFPSLEHIKVLWFGTQDNKILNQLHDDLDAEFASIGFDKDKNFSTHVTFGRMKSDKNKDAVRDEIKKYEKREIGPMNVKKIILMKSTLTPEGPVYNPIKEYKIE